A single region of the Salvia miltiorrhiza cultivar Shanhuang (shh) chromosome 8, IMPLAD_Smil_shh, whole genome shotgun sequence genome encodes:
- the LOC131001778 gene encoding uncharacterized protein LOC131001778, with translation MSEPLGPGTGQVKHKGGSRSILQYAEDVAKRKGVEPTECFYDAYEILHRNKDGTYTDEKSRQIGEKMQELVASQSQPVDDDSDPPEIDMNKVYVEAVGGLDKKKRMFGVGGLAASYRSSEQSSGTSQFHGHTVDPQRLVDMEQQLQDALAEIARQKEEMMQKEEQTDARFEAQQRMFEDAQQRMLDQILARLPPGSAGPTPPTGPSS, from the exons ATGTCTGAGCCTTTAGGTCCTGGAACCGGTCAAGTGAAGCACAAGGGAGGTTCGAGGTCTATTCTTCAGTATGCTGAAGACGTG GCTAAAAGGAAAGGTGTGGAGCCGACTGAATGTTTCTACGATGCTTATGAGATCCTTCATAGGAACAAGGATGGTACTTATACAGACGAGAAGTCTAGACAGATTGGA GAAAAGATGCAGGAATTAGTTGCTTCTCAGAGTCAGCCTGTGGATGATGATTCTGATCCACCAGAGATCGATATGAACAAGGTGTATGTGGAGGCTGTTGGTGGACTCGACAAGAAGAAGAGAATGTTTGGAGTTGGTGGACTTGCAGCCAGCTATAGGAGCAGTGAGCAGTCGAGTGGTACATCTCAGTTCCATGGCCATACTGTCGATCCACAACGACTTGTAGACATGGAGCAGCAGTTGCAGGATGCCTTAGCGGAGATAGCACGTCAGAAGGAGGAGATGATGCAGAAAGAAGAGCAGACCGATGCTCGATTTGAGGCTCAGCAGCGTATGTTCGAGGACGCTCAGCAGCGTATGCTCGACCAGATATTGGCTAGGCTTCCACCTGGATCTGCGGGACCCACTCCACCCACCGGACCTTCGTCTTGA
- the LOC130998181 gene encoding uncharacterized protein LOC130998181 gives MMKRKKRKIHRLVKKKIMMMVIEMMMTIRMVGGVSSARGLRGRGGGSSGSGAPSSSNPTSSTGSDGGIAASVRDIQLTHSPPSSDSVPTAASEAPTTGRTTLVIRHGQLHPLGMVPGTVTKIFKQVKNPEGFNWKLTPPAIKTSYFEEFKVRI, from the exons AtgatgaagaggaagaagaggaagataCACCGATTAGTGAAGAAGAAGATAATGATGATGGTTATAGAGATGATGATGACTATTAGA ATGGTGGGAGGAGTTTCTAGTGCGAGAGGTTTACGTGGGAGAGGAGGAGGTTCTAGTGGTAGCGGTGCTCCATCATCCTCAAACCCTACATCATCCACAGGATCAGATGGAGGGATTGCTGCATCTGTACGAGATATACAGCTGACTCATTCACCTCCATCTTCGGATTCGGTTCCTACTGCGGCATCAGAGGCTCCCACCACTGGACGTACTACACTCGTCATACGACATGG CCAATTACATCCCTTGGGGATGGTTCCAGGCACAGTCACTAAGATTTTCAAGCAAGTTAAAAATCCAGAAGGTTTCAATTGGAAACTCACTCCACCTGCAATCAAGACATCGTACTTTGAGGAATTTAAGGTAcgaatataa
- the LOC130998182 gene encoding uncharacterized protein LOC130998182 gives MSENREWMYRRFLPDGALNPDFQRGLQGFIDYASSRRDLMDGEKIRCPCRKCDNIRFHTKNNVQYHIAKNGFVRDYHIWRFHGEIEMPTTEYHNFEDIEDNEDNYQNMVMDIAASQYNIQNIEEPPNPKAELLYNMLKAADKELWPGCKTHSQLSLVARVMSLKAEGNMSERCFDQWLDLIKEILPENNLAPTSFYETKKLLSGMGLPVQRIDCCPNNCMLYWEDDRDLVQCKYCGESRYKNNRDSRSSRKTLVAAKRMFYFPLTPRLQRLFASKATAADMRWHASSIDDGVMRHPADSPTWKHLNDIFPDFATEVRNVRLGLSTDGFQPFGQSGQQYSSWPVIVTPYNLPPWMCMKEQFMFLTILVPGPRNPKEKLDVFLQPLIAELIQLWNVGVLTYDVSLKQNFQMRAALLWTISDFPAYSMLSGWSTAGRLACPHCMDETEAFTLSHSGKQSWFDNHRKFLPINHPFRKDKKSFTKNKVVTAQPPQGKSGQEILAEIELMGFVKVTGENQEAINKASARRYGTGWKKRSIFWDLPYWKFLLIRHNLDVMHVEKNVFDNVFNTVLNVPGRTKDTSKSREELNTYCSRPALKRNQETNKYPKACYTLDTNEKRVLCEWVKTLRFPDGYVSNMGRCVDLSKLKMFGMKSHDCHVFMQRILPIAFRELLPVHVWNAITELSLFFKDLCSRNIQNEDMCRLNDMIPITLCKLERIFPPSFFDSMEHLPVHLADEARLAGPVQFRWMYPFERYLRKLKNNVRNKARVEGSICNAYIVEEALF, from the exons ATGAGTGAAAATCGTGAGTGGATGTATCGACGTTTTCTACCTGATGGAGCTTTGAATCCCGATTTTCAAAGAGGTCTTCAAGGTTTCATTGACTACGCTAGCAGTAGACGAGATTTAATGGATGGGGAAAAAATTAGGTGTCCGTGTAGGAAATGCGATAATATACGTTTCCATACTAAAAACAATGTCCAGTATCACATAGCAAAGAACGGATTTGTGCGGGATTACCATATTTGGAGGTTTCATGGGGAAATTGAAATGCCGACGACTGAATATCATAACTTTGAAGATATTGAGGATAATGAAGATAATTATCAGAATATGGTTATGGATATTGCTGCATCCCAATATAACATTCAAAACATCGAAGAACCCCCAAATCCGAAAGCAGAATTGTTATATAATATGTTGAAAGCTGCGGATAAAGAGTTGTGGCCCGGTTGCAAAACTCATTCACAGTTGTCTCTCGTTGCTCGTGTAATGAGTTTAAAAGCAGAGGGGAATATGTCTGAAAGATGTTTTGATCAGTGGCTTGATTTAATAAAAGAGATCCTTCCTGAAAATAATTTGGCTCCTACTAGTTTTTATGAGACTAAAAAGTTATTGAGTGGGATGGGACTACCTGTGCAAAGAATTGATTGTTGTCCAAATAATTGCATGCTTTATTGGGAGGATGATAGGGATTTGGTTCAGTGTAAGTACTGTGGCGAGTCTCGTTATAAAAATAATCGAGACTCCAGAAGCAGTAGAAAGACATTGGTAGCAGCAAAGCGAATGTTCTACTTCCCTTTAACTCCACGTTTGCAAAGATTATTTGCTTCTAAAGCCACGGCAGCAGACATGCGTTGGCATGCATCATCAATAGATGACGGGGTTATGCGCCATCCTGCAGACTCACCTACTTGGAAGCATTTGAATGATATCTTTCCTGATTTTGCAACAGAGGTGAGGAATGTTAGGTTAGGTTTATCCACAGACGGTTTCCAACCTTTTGGTCAATCGGGCCAACAATATTCCTCGTGGCCAGTGATTGTTACACCTTACAATCTCCCACCCTGGATGTGTATGAAGGAACAATTTATGTTCCTTACAATCTTGGTCCCTGGACCACGCAATCCAAAGGAAAAACTGGATGTTTTTTTGCAACCATTGATTGCAGAGCTTATACAATTATGGAATGTGGGTGTGCTTACATATGATGTGTCGTTGAAGCAGAATTTTCAGATGCGAGCAGCTTTACTGTGGACAATTAGCGATTTTCCAGCCTACTCAATGTTATCCGGGTGGAGTACGGCTGGAAGATTAGCTTGTCCACATTGTATGGATGAAACTGAAGCTTTCACTTTATCACATAGTGGCAAGCAATCATGGTTTGACAACCATCGAAAATTTCTACCAATTAATCATCCTTTCCGAAAGGACAAGaaaagcttcaccaaaaataaGGTGGTTACTGCACAACCACCTCAAGGAAAGTCTGGTCAAGAGATATTGGCAGAGATAGAATTGATGGGATTTGTGAAAGTAACTGGAGAGAATCAAGAAGCAATTAACAAGGCATCAGCTCGTAGGTATGGCACGGGGTGGAAAAAGCGCAGCATATTTTGGGATTTGCCTTATTGGAAGTTTCTTTTAATTCGACACAACTTGGATGTCATGCATGTTGAGAAGAACGTGTTTGATAATGTGTTCAATACAGTGTTGAATGTTCCGGGAAGGACAAAGGATACTTCCAAGTCCAGAGAAGAACTTAACACATACTGTTCTAGGCCTGCTTTGAAGAGAAATCAAGAGACAAACAAGTACCCAAAAGCTTGTTACACGCTTGACACAAATGAGAAGAGAGTGTTGTGTGAATGGGTAAAAACCCTGAGGTTTCCTGACGGTTATGTATCAAATATGGGGAGATGTGTTGATTTGAGTAAGCTGAAGATGTTTGGGATGAAGAGTCACGACTGTCATGTTTTCATGCAGCGCATCTTACCAATTGCTTTCCGTGAATTGCTTCCCGTCCATGTATGGAATGCAATCACAGAACtcagtttattttttaaagacTTGTGCTCCCGGAACATTCAGAATGAAGATATGTGCAGACTTAATGACATGATCCCTATCACTTTATGCAAGCTTGAACGGATTTTTCCTCCCAGCTTTTTTGATTCAATGGAACATCTGCCCGTCCATTTAGCTGACGAAGCACGACTTGCAGGCCCTGTACAATTTCGATGGATGTACCCATTTGAGAG GTACCTGCGAAAGTTGAAAAATAATGTGAGGAATAAAGCTAGGGTAGAAGGATCTATTTGCAATGCATACATAGTGGAAGAAGCATTATTTTGA